AGACCCAGGGCGGCCGCTCGCACTGGGTCGCCAAGGCGCCTTTGGGCCAGAGCGTCGAATGGGACGCCGAGGTAACCGAGGAGAAGGACGGCGAGTTCATCGCCTGGCGCTCGCTCCCTGGCGCGGACGTGGCCAACGCCGGCTCGGTGCGCTTTGCTCCCGCGCCGGGCGGGCGCGGCACCGAGGTCAGGGTGTCGCTCGCCTACCGGCCGCCGGCCGGCGCGCTTGGCGCGGCCATCGCCAAGCTCTTCGGCGAGGAGCCCGAGATGCAAGTAGGCGACGACCTCTCGCGCTTCAAGGCGCTCATGGAAGCCGGCGAGGTCGCCACCACGCGCGGGCAGCCCTCGGGACGCGGCAGGGACTGAGGTGCGGCGCTCCCGCGGAGCGGCGCGGACGGGGGGCGGCGGGCGCCTGCCCGCGCTCGTCCAGGGCCCCTTCTACCTCGCCACCGGGCTGTGGCCGCTCGTAGACATGCGCAGCTTTCAGCGGGTGACGGGGCCCAAGACCGACCTCTGGCTGGTCAAGACCGTCGGCGGGCTCATCGCCGTGGTCGGCGGCGTGCTCACCCTGGCCGGTTTGCGCGGCCGCGTCGGCCCCGAGACCACGAGTCTGGCCATGGGCAGTGCGGCCTTTCTGAGCGCCATCGACGTGACCTATGTGAGCAAGCGGCGCATCTCGCGCGTCTATCTCCTCGACGCGGCGGCGGAGCTCGGCCTCGTCGCGCTCTGGGCCACCGCGTTGCGGCGCAGGCCCTAAACCTTTCGCGGCTCCTAAACCTTTAGACCCTCGGCAGCCTCAGCCTCTCGAGCCTTGGGAGCGCAGCCGGCCCGCTCGTCACACCCGCTCGTCACACCCGCTCGTCACAATGGCCGGCCATCAAGGAGGAAAACTTGTGGTCATCCGTCCCTTCCTGCTCGAGCAGAGCGTCCATCTCTTCAGCGGCGCCCTCAGCCTCGTCCCGCTGACCCTGCGAGCGGCTGAGCCCGCCGCGCTGTCAGCAGTCCTCGCTCAGACCGTCGGGTTCAGCCTGCTGAGCCTCCTGGCCGTGCGCTATCTGGCGCAAAGGCGCGCGGAAGCAAGCATTCCCGAAGCAAGCACTCCTCGGGAAATCCGGTGAGGGCCGCTCTTTGGAGCGGCGTCAATAACGTCAGCGTCGAGACGGTACCCGACCCCGAGATCTTGAATCCCCGCGACGCTATCGTCAGGGTGAGCTCGACGGCCATCTGTGGCTCCGATCTGCACCTCTACGACGGCTTCATCCCTACCATGAAAAAGGGCGACATCCTCGGCCACGAGTTCATGGGCGAGGTCGTCGAGATAGGCAGCGCGATCACCAACCTCGCTGTCGGCGACCGGGTGGTGGTGCCCTTCCCCATCGCCTGCGGAAGTTGCTTTTTCTGCGAGCGCGAGATGTGGTCCTTGTGCGACAACTCCAACCCCAACGCGGGCCTGGCCGAGGCCTTCTACGGCCACGCGCCCGCGGGCATCTTCGGCTATTCGCACCTGATGGGCGGCTATGCCGGCGGCCAGGCTGAATACGTGCGGGTGCCCTTCGCCGACGTGGGGCCGATGAAGGTTCCCGAGAGCCTGTCAGACGAGCAGGTGCTGTTCCTGACCGACATCCTCCCTACTGGCTATATGGCGGCGGAAAACTGCCACATCCAAAGGGGCGACACCGTGGCCGTCTGGGGCTGCGGTCCGGTCGGGCAGTTCGCTATCCAGAGCGCCTTTATGCTGGGCGCGGAGCGGGTCATCG
The DNA window shown above is from Deinococcota bacterium and carries:
- a CDS encoding SRPBCC family protein, with translation MERWVSAMLGGTLAVLGLTRRSTAGTVVALLGGYLFYRGATGQRPLAKAMTTPRGDRAVAGERGLEVDKSVTINKPAAELYRFWRDFENLPRFMNHLESVKTQGGRSHWVAKAPLGQSVEWDAEVTEEKDGEFIAWRSLPGADVANAGSVRFAPAPGGRGTEVRVSLAYRPPAGALGAAIAKLFGEEPEMQVGDDLSRFKALMEAGEVATTRGQPSGRGRD
- a CDS encoding glutathione-dependent formaldehyde dehydrogenase, translating into MRAALWSGVNNVSVETVPDPEILNPRDAIVRVSSTAICGSDLHLYDGFIPTMKKGDILGHEFMGEVVEIGSAITNLAVGDRVVVPFPIACGSCFFCEREMWSLCDNSNPNAGLAEAFYGHAPAGIFGYSHLMGGYAGGQAEYVRVPFADVGPMKVPESLSDEQVLFLTDILPTGYMAAENCHIQRGDTVAVWGCGPVGQFAIQSAFMLGAERVIAIDRFPERLRMAATHSRAEVMNYEEVHVIQALKEMTGGRGPDACIDAVGMEAHGTGALALYDKVKQSARLQTERPLVLREAIQVCRKGGTVSLAGVYGGFLDKLNIGAAFNKGLTFKMGQTHVHKYLRPLLSRIEEGEIDPSFIITHTMSLEEAPQAYETFKHKEDSCIKVVLKP